From a region of the Myxococcus stipitatus genome:
- a CDS encoding M90 family metallopeptidase yields MPGLFRQFRRGRLARRPFPPEWLAYLDARVPFFATLSASLREDFLAKLKVFAWEKEFIGAGGLVITDEIRVVVSATAVQLVVHLDLSYYDRLREVIVYPDAFLLPDRTGVVLGEAKNWGTVILSWQAVLSGLRNPEDGHDTATHEFAHVLDRADGAFDGTPKLRRYSHYRAWAEVMSEHFHGLQAGRAVEREVMDDYGGVNEAEFFAVATESFFERPHRMRELTPDLYEELKRFYGWDPASGT; encoded by the coding sequence ATGCCAGGACTCTTCCGCCAGTTCCGGCGCGGGCGCCTCGCGCGTCGCCCGTTCCCTCCCGAGTGGCTCGCGTACCTCGACGCCCGCGTCCCCTTCTTCGCCACCCTGTCCGCGTCGCTGCGTGAGGACTTCCTCGCCAAGCTGAAGGTCTTCGCGTGGGAGAAGGAGTTCATCGGCGCCGGAGGGCTCGTCATCACCGACGAGATTCGCGTCGTGGTGTCCGCCACGGCGGTGCAGCTCGTGGTGCACCTGGACCTGTCGTATTACGACCGGCTGCGCGAGGTCATCGTCTACCCCGACGCGTTCCTGCTCCCGGACCGCACGGGCGTGGTGCTGGGCGAGGCGAAGAACTGGGGGACCGTCATCCTGTCGTGGCAGGCGGTGCTCTCGGGCCTCCGGAATCCGGAGGACGGGCACGACACGGCGACCCACGAGTTCGCGCACGTGCTGGACCGGGCGGACGGGGCCTTCGACGGGACGCCGAAGCTGCGCAGGTATTCGCACTACCGCGCGTGGGCGGAGGTGATGAGCGAGCACTTCCACGGGCTCCAGGCGGGGCGGGCGGTGGAGCGCGAGGTGATGGACGACTACGGCGGCGTCAACGAGGCGGAGTTCTTCGCGGTGGCGACGGAGTCCTTCTTCGAGCGGCCCCACCGGATGCGCGAGTTGACACCGGATTTGTATGAAGAGCTCAAGCGATTCTATGGCTGGGACCCCGCTTCGGGCACATGA
- a CDS encoding BamA/TamA family outer membrane protein, whose product MSGRAVKWCAVLMLVAGRAGAQEPGPVVDEVVVRGPEKTLPATVQAYSRVDAGDTLAPEDLEKVERRLLATGLFQEVRASTEPTGPNHVRLVLEVEDKASWVVAPTFALSAANVGGGLLYAENNLWGRSKKFATAAQVSTAESGLFAGYLDPNLFGLPQLRFSLEGQLRSDRVDEYQPGAGQKEPAVVRRTRLNSASIAAELGVMLFERVRAAAKYRLMSIDAKSPDPAEEVTEPAFATGPAQRDASLRLMVGIDTRQNLHAVMEGVNLEASYEVSNPGVWSDFRYERFGLLYRHGLRLFDEHNLVLRGEAAAGVDLPFHQELVMGGNSLRGFLHRQFRGDTRLSFTAEYHFPLFTIRSLSFRGVGFSDTGLMAWRDLPDDDALLDVNGRRVRGYLPDSRSGLKGATLAQGLGAGLRLYLRNIVLPLVGVDAAYGVNSGEFRFYLVAGVNPS is encoded by the coding sequence ATGAGCGGACGAGCAGTGAAGTGGTGCGCGGTGCTGATGCTGGTGGCCGGACGGGCGGGCGCCCAGGAGCCCGGGCCCGTGGTCGACGAGGTGGTGGTACGGGGCCCGGAGAAGACGCTCCCGGCCACCGTCCAGGCGTACTCGCGCGTCGACGCCGGGGACACCCTGGCGCCGGAGGACCTGGAGAAGGTGGAGCGGCGGCTGCTGGCGACGGGCCTGTTCCAGGAGGTCCGGGCGAGCACCGAGCCCACCGGCCCCAACCACGTGCGGCTCGTGCTGGAGGTCGAGGACAAGGCCTCCTGGGTGGTCGCTCCCACGTTCGCGCTCTCCGCGGCCAACGTCGGCGGCGGGCTCCTGTACGCGGAGAACAACCTGTGGGGCCGGAGCAAGAAGTTCGCGACCGCCGCCCAGGTGAGCACCGCGGAGAGCGGCCTGTTCGCCGGCTACCTCGACCCGAACCTCTTCGGCCTGCCGCAGCTGCGCTTCAGCCTGGAGGGGCAGCTGCGCAGCGACCGGGTGGACGAGTACCAACCCGGGGCCGGGCAGAAGGAGCCGGCGGTGGTGCGTCGCACGCGGCTCAACTCGGCCTCCATCGCGGCGGAGCTGGGGGTGATGCTCTTCGAGCGCGTGCGCGCCGCGGCGAAGTACCGGTTGATGAGCATCGACGCGAAGTCCCCGGACCCGGCCGAGGAGGTCACCGAGCCCGCCTTCGCGACGGGGCCCGCGCAACGAGACGCCTCGCTGCGGCTCATGGTGGGCATCGACACGCGACAGAACCTCCACGCGGTGATGGAGGGGGTGAACCTAGAGGCGTCCTACGAGGTCTCCAACCCCGGCGTCTGGAGCGACTTCCGCTACGAGCGCTTCGGGCTCCTGTACCGGCACGGCCTGCGCCTCTTCGACGAGCACAACCTGGTGCTGCGCGGCGAGGCCGCCGCGGGCGTGGACCTGCCCTTCCACCAGGAGCTGGTGATGGGCGGCAACTCGCTGCGCGGCTTCCTCCACCGGCAGTTCCGGGGCGACACGCGCCTGTCCTTCACCGCCGAGTACCACTTCCCGCTCTTCACCATCCGCTCGCTCTCCTTCCGAGGCGTGGGCTTCTCCGACACGGGGCTGATGGCGTGGCGGGACCTGCCCGACGACGACGCGCTGCTCGACGTGAACGGGCGGAGGGTGCGCGGCTACCTCCCCGACAGTCGTAGCGGGCTGAAGGGGGCCACGCTGGCCCAGGGCCTGGGCGCGGGGCTGCGGCTGTACCTGCGCAACATCGTCCTGCCGCTGGTGGGCGTGGACGCGGCGTACGGGGTCAACTCGGGTGAGTTCCGCTTCTACCTGGTGGCCGGCGTCAACCCGTCCTGA
- a CDS encoding GNAT family N-acetyltransferase → MPSWSWKTFRELTLDELYAVLALRQEVFVVEQRSIYQDVDGLDPSALHLLGMESDEGGKPWLAAYLRVFKPDVKYPGATSLGRVVASPRARGQGLGRELTQRGITELERRFPGVDIRISAQDYLRRFYASLGFVAVGDVYDEDGIPHVEMVRSARR, encoded by the coding sequence ATGCCGAGCTGGAGCTGGAAGACGTTCAGGGAACTGACACTCGACGAGCTGTACGCGGTGCTCGCCTTGCGACAGGAGGTGTTCGTGGTGGAGCAGCGCTCCATCTACCAGGACGTGGATGGGCTCGACCCGAGCGCGCTCCACCTGCTGGGGATGGAGAGCGACGAGGGAGGCAAGCCGTGGCTCGCCGCCTACCTGCGCGTCTTCAAGCCGGACGTGAAGTACCCCGGCGCGACGAGCCTGGGGCGCGTGGTGGCCTCGCCTCGCGCGCGAGGCCAGGGCCTGGGGCGCGAGCTGACGCAGCGGGGCATCACGGAGCTGGAGCGGAGATTCCCCGGCGTGGACATCCGCATCTCCGCGCAGGACTACCTGCGGCGCTTCTACGCGAGCCTCGGGTTCGTCGCGGTGGGGGACGTCTACGACGAGGACGGCATCCCCCACGTCGAGATGGTCCGGAGCGCGCGGCGCTGA
- the coaA gene encoding type I pantothenate kinase, with protein MTAASPAASMFIDLEREAWRALRAATPLPLTAEDLDGLRGLGEHLDLEEVADVYLPLSRLLNLQVAAAQRLWVEQQSFLGGSTRKVPFIIAIAGSVAVGKSTTARILQALLARWPDHPRVELVTTDGFLFPNKVLTERGLMTRKGFPESYDRRALVRFLAELKSGRAEVTAPVYSHLVYDVVPEEAKVIRQPDILILEGLNVLQSGASAGQRMPATFLSDFFDFSIYVDATEQDIRHWYVERFLRLQQTAFRDERSYFRRYSDLTPEQSTAFAESIWAEINGPNLAQNIAPTRTRARLILLKGPDHKVKRVRLRKL; from the coding sequence ATGACCGCAGCCTCCCCCGCGGCATCCATGTTCATCGACCTGGAGCGCGAGGCCTGGCGGGCGCTGCGAGCGGCCACTCCGCTGCCCCTGACGGCGGAGGACCTCGACGGCCTGCGGGGGCTGGGTGAGCACCTGGACCTGGAGGAGGTGGCGGACGTCTACCTGCCGCTGTCCCGGCTGCTCAATCTGCAGGTGGCCGCGGCGCAGCGGCTGTGGGTCGAGCAGCAGTCGTTCCTGGGTGGGTCGACGCGCAAGGTGCCGTTCATCATCGCCATCGCCGGGAGCGTGGCGGTGGGCAAGAGCACGACGGCTCGCATCCTCCAGGCCTTGCTGGCGCGTTGGCCGGACCATCCGCGCGTGGAGTTGGTCACCACGGACGGGTTCCTGTTCCCCAACAAGGTGCTGACCGAGCGCGGCCTGATGACGCGCAAGGGCTTCCCGGAGAGCTACGACCGGCGCGCGCTGGTGCGCTTCCTGGCGGAGCTCAAGTCGGGGCGGGCGGAGGTGACGGCGCCGGTGTACTCGCACCTCGTCTACGACGTGGTGCCGGAGGAGGCGAAGGTCATCCGCCAGCCGGACATCCTCATCCTGGAGGGGCTCAACGTGCTCCAGTCGGGGGCGAGCGCGGGCCAGCGGATGCCGGCGACGTTCCTGTCCGACTTCTTCGACTTCTCCATCTACGTGGACGCGACGGAGCAGGACATCCGCCACTGGTACGTGGAGCGCTTCCTGCGGTTGCAGCAGACGGCGTTCCGCGACGAGCGCAGCTACTTCCGCCGCTACTCCGACCTGACGCCGGAGCAGTCGACGGCGTTCGCGGAATCCATCTGGGCGGAGATCAACGGCCCCAACCTGGCGCAGAACATCGCGCCCACCCGCACGCGCGCCCGCCTCATCCTGCTCAAGGGCCCGGACCACAAGGTCAAGCGCGTGCGGCTGCGCAAGCTGTAA